A section of the Alligator mississippiensis isolate rAllMis1 chromosome 8, rAllMis1, whole genome shotgun sequence genome encodes:
- the LOC102570759 gene encoding immunoglobulin superfamily member 10 produces MGRLRALSPLALLCLCLPAACLDPCVPSITPPKPVVPFGGSVDLNCTCANASELNWEVSVLKKTQQGPGWVSLSITNISDWSPVDLKCYRQGDLEGRAIVEDMLHVYELSHLEIHPDAEIVARRKGQVFCRVYARTSEESEPDLTLTLSSGGHEWLRTHRNHSLQYDFVLKPEQDGTELVCEAKLHLGQQELSVNTSVTLRVWAIPYNVSVWAEQMSVAAGGNIVVRCHAQGNPPPVLHWVLPSEDGVQRLDNDSIVTISTAQSAHNGTYKCVAENRFGSVTGQTDVVVEASYQVWVAPVVVVVMLIVVAVSGFLWYSFK; encoded by the exons ATGGGCCGGCTGCGGGCCCTGAGCCCCCTGGCGCTGCTCTGTCTCTGTCTGCCCGCAG CATGCCTTGACCCCTGCGTCCCCAGCATCACCCCCCCCAAGCCTGTGGTCCCATTCGGGGGCTCCGTGGACCTCAACTGCACCTGTGCAAATGCCAGTGAGCTGAACTGGGAGGTATCGGTGCTGAAGAAGACACAGCAGGGGCCTGGCTGGGTGTCCCTGAGCATCACCAACATCTCAGACTGGAGCCCAGTGGACCTGAAGTGCTACAGGCAGGGGGACCTTGAGGGCCGGGCCATTGTCGAGGATATGCTCCATGTTTATG AGCTCTCCCACCTTGAGATCCACCCAGATGCTGAGATTGTGGCCAGGCGCAAGGGGCAGGTCTTTTGCCGTGTCTATGCCCGCACATCCGAAGAGTCAGAGCCTGACCTCACCTTGACATTGAGCAGCGGCGGCCATGAATGGCTCAGAACCCACAGGAATCACTCTCTGCAGTATGACTTTGTGCTAAAGCCTGAGCAAGATGGTACCGAGCTTGTATGTGAGGCCAAGCTGCACCTGGGCCAGCAGGAGTTGTCTGTGAATACCAGTGTCACTCTACGTGTCTGGG ccATACCCTACAATGTCAGTGTCTGGGCTGAGCAGATGTCAGTGGCAGCTGGTGGCAACATTGTGGTGCGGTGCCATGCACAGGGGAACCCACCACCTGTgctgcactgggtgctgccttCTGAGGATGGCGTGCAGCGGCTGGACAATGACAGCATTGTGACCATCAGCACGGCCCAGAGTGCCCACAATGGCACCTACAAGTGCGTGGCTGAGAACCGCTTTGGGAGTGTTACGGGCCAGACTGACGTGGTTGTAGAAG CCTCCTATCAGGTCTGGGTTGCACCTGTGGTGGTCGTGGTCATGCTGATTGTCGTGGCGGTCAGTGGCTTCCTCTGGTACTCATTCAAGTAA